The Kiloniellales bacterium genome contains a region encoding:
- a CDS encoding RT0821/Lpp0805 family surface protein, with the protein MMTAGCAESGYGPKQRVGGLTGAALGGLLGAQFGSGAGQLAATGAGVLIGGLIGSEIGRSMDEVDRIKANEAVNRAHGAPIGETITWNNPRSGNSGAVTPLRDGTSTSGQYCREFQQSITVAGETEQGYGIACRQPDGTWRILQQ; encoded by the coding sequence ATGATGACGGCGGGCTGTGCCGAGAGCGGATATGGCCCCAAGCAAAGGGTCGGCGGCCTCACCGGGGCGGCGCTCGGCGGTCTGCTCGGCGCCCAGTTCGGCAGCGGCGCAGGGCAGTTGGCTGCGACCGGCGCCGGTGTTCTGATCGGCGGCCTCATCGGAAGTGAAATCGGCCGATCCATGGACGAGGTCGATCGCATCAAGGCCAACGAAGCGGTCAATCGTGCGCACGGCGCCCCGATCGGAGAGACCATCACTTGGAACAACCCGCGATCGGGCAACTCGGGGGCCGTGACCCCGCTCCGCGACGGCACGTCGACCTCTGGCCAGTATTGCCGGGAGTTCCAGCAAAGCATCACGGTCGCCGGCGAAACGGAACAGGGCTATGGCATCGCCTGCCGGCAGCCCGACGGCACTTGGCGGATCCTGCAGCAGTAA
- a CDS encoding hemerythrin domain-containing protein, with protein MDELLRAFREDHALLGRGFHRISSALRAGRQSEASAAAADVDRDAGAHIAFEERHFYPVLVPLIGKDHVEGLLNEHAEGLAVVRALETLPMAAALPEEERRELLRASEAMEAHIAECGELFEAIGRITKAEQATLLDELLKLRAEHPAWTEVSGDRP; from the coding sequence ATGGATGAACTGCTGCGGGCTTTCCGCGAAGACCACGCTTTGTTGGGCCGTGGCTTCCACCGGATCTCCTCCGCGCTTCGGGCGGGCCGCCAGTCCGAGGCCAGCGCCGCGGCGGCGGACGTGGATCGGGACGCGGGCGCCCATATCGCTTTTGAGGAACGGCATTTCTATCCTGTGCTCGTGCCGCTCATAGGCAAAGATCACGTCGAGGGCCTGTTGAATGAGCATGCGGAGGGTCTGGCCGTCGTCCGCGCTCTCGAAACGCTGCCGATGGCTGCGGCCCTGCCGGAGGAAGAGCGGCGAGAGTTGCTGCGCGCTTCGGAGGCGATGGAGGCTCACATCGCCGAGTGCGGCGAGCTCTTCGAAGCCATCGGTCGCATTACTAAGGCCGAACAGGCGACTTTGCTCGACGAGCTGCTGAAACTGAGAGCCGAGCATCCCGCCTGGACGGAGGTCTCGGGCGACCGGCCCTAG
- a CDS encoding glycosyl hydrolase family 65 protein, protein MSEWCLRYEGYDPQSEGLRETLCVLGNGYFATRGTAPNAVADDVHYPGTYLAGGYNRLTSEIAGREIENEDLVNIPNWLPLVIRIDDGPWLRPGEVEHFDYEQELDLRQGLLSRSFRLRDPQGRTTLWRERRFVSMAEPHLAAIELRLTPENWSGRMTLRSAIDGGVLNDGVARYRELNRRHLETLETAQTSDDTILLRSRMVQCRREIVEAARTRLQQDGKPLAGERHLDRLPDFIAQDIAFDAEEGREIAVEKVVALYTSQDEAISEPGLAAIDQLDHADSFDRLMEAHRRAWAHLWEECGIEIETTANHHVGLKLRLHIFHLLQTISIHSVDLDVGMPPRGWHGEAYRGHIMWDELFIFPYLNLRKPVLTRSLLRYRYRRLGAARRAAREAGFRGAMFPWQSGSDGREESQRLHLNPMSGRWISDDSQRQRHVNVAIAFNVWQYYEVTEDREFLYDFGAELMLEIARFWASIASYDESSGRYAIRGVMGPDEFHTAYPGKDPTTEGGLDNNAYTNVMVAWTLSRALDALDLLPENRRRELCDQLELSAEELDDWDDISRNLTVPLHDGVISQFEGYEKLKDFDWDGYRKKYGDIQRLDRILEGEGTDSNLYKVSKQADVLMLFFLFSTEQLTEIFERLGYDFDPDTILKTIRYYVQRTSHGSTLSWVTHAWVLARADRPRSWELWSQALDSDIADIQDGTTKEGVHLGAMAGTVDLVQRCYTGIEPRANVLTFNPRLPDELTCLTTTVRYRGQTLDLKVNHEKLCVSSRPFTAYPITIAYRGHVREISPGQRYEFRLVHQKERGGASLQQRQNAAPSASPKPQEPAA, encoded by the coding sequence ATGAGCGAATGGTGTCTGCGCTATGAGGGCTATGACCCGCAGAGCGAAGGTTTGCGGGAAACGCTTTGCGTATTAGGCAACGGCTACTTCGCCACGCGTGGCACCGCGCCGAACGCGGTGGCCGACGACGTTCACTATCCCGGGACCTATCTGGCCGGCGGCTACAACCGGCTGACCAGCGAGATCGCCGGCCGCGAGATCGAGAACGAAGACCTGGTCAACATCCCCAACTGGCTGCCTCTCGTGATCCGCATCGATGACGGGCCATGGCTGCGTCCGGGCGAGGTCGAACACTTCGACTACGAGCAGGAGCTCGACCTGCGGCAGGGCCTGCTCTCGCGCTCTTTCCGCCTACGCGATCCGCAAGGTCGGACGACGCTCTGGCGGGAACGTCGCTTTGTTTCCATGGCAGAGCCCCACCTGGCCGCTATCGAGCTGCGCCTCACCCCGGAGAACTGGTCGGGGCGGATGACCCTTCGCTCGGCGATCGACGGCGGCGTCCTCAATGATGGCGTTGCGCGCTACCGCGAACTGAACCGCCGGCATCTCGAGACCCTTGAAACCGCGCAGACCAGCGATGACACGATCTTGCTCCGCAGCCGCATGGTCCAATGCCGCCGCGAGATCGTCGAAGCCGCGCGCACGCGGCTTCAGCAGGACGGGAAGCCCCTGGCTGGCGAGCGCCACTTGGACCGGCTGCCCGATTTCATCGCCCAGGACATCGCCTTTGACGCCGAAGAAGGACGGGAGATCGCGGTCGAGAAAGTGGTCGCGCTCTACACCTCTCAGGACGAGGCGATCTCGGAACCGGGACTGGCCGCGATCGACCAGCTCGACCATGCCGACTCCTTCGACAGGCTTATGGAAGCGCACCGACGCGCCTGGGCCCATCTCTGGGAAGAATGCGGGATCGAGATCGAGACCACGGCGAATCACCACGTGGGCCTGAAGCTCCGTCTGCATATCTTTCACCTTCTGCAGACCATCTCGATACACTCCGTCGACCTCGACGTCGGAATGCCGCCGCGCGGCTGGCACGGCGAGGCCTACCGCGGCCATATCATGTGGGACGAGTTGTTCATCTTCCCCTACCTCAACCTGCGCAAGCCGGTCCTCACGCGGTCCCTGCTGCGCTACCGCTACCGGCGGCTCGGGGCGGCGCGCCGGGCCGCGCGAGAGGCCGGATTCCGTGGCGCGATGTTTCCCTGGCAAAGCGGCAGCGACGGTCGCGAAGAGAGCCAGCGCCTGCACCTCAATCCGATGTCGGGGCGCTGGATCTCCGACGATTCGCAGCGCCAGCGCCATGTCAACGTCGCCATCGCGTTCAACGTCTGGCAGTACTACGAGGTGACGGAGGATCGCGAGTTCCTCTACGACTTCGGCGCCGAGCTGATGCTGGAAATCGCCCGTTTCTGGGCAAGTATCGCCAGCTACGACGAGTCCAGCGGACGCTATGCGATCCGCGGGGTCATGGGGCCGGACGAGTTCCATACCGCCTACCCGGGAAAGGACCCCACGACGGAAGGCGGCCTGGACAACAACGCCTATACCAACGTCATGGTGGCCTGGACGCTGAGCCGCGCCCTCGATGCCCTCGACCTGCTGCCCGAAAACCGGCGCCGGGAACTCTGCGACCAGCTCGAGCTGAGCGCGGAGGAACTCGACGACTGGGACGATATCAGCCGCAACCTGACCGTTCCCCTCCATGACGGCGTCATCAGCCAGTTCGAAGGCTACGAGAAGCTGAAGGATTTCGACTGGGACGGCTACCGGAAGAAGTATGGTGACATCCAGCGACTGGATCGCATCCTGGAGGGCGAAGGCACCGATTCCAACCTCTACAAGGTCTCGAAACAGGCCGACGTCCTCATGCTCTTCTTCCTCTTCTCCACCGAGCAGCTCACGGAGATCTTCGAACGCCTTGGCTACGATTTCGATCCCGACACTATTCTCAAGACGATCCGATACTACGTGCAGCGCACCTCTCATGGCTCGACCCTCAGCTGGGTCACCCACGCCTGGGTCCTGGCACGTGCCGATCGACCGCGCTCCTGGGAGCTCTGGTCCCAGGCGCTGGACAGCGACATTGCCGACATACAGGACGGCACGACCAAGGAAGGGGTTCACCTCGGCGCCATGGCCGGCACGGTCGATCTGGTCCAGCGCTGCTACACTGGCATCGAACCGCGCGCCAACGTGCTGACCTTTAATCCGCGGCTTCCGGATGAACTGACCTGCCTCACGACGACCGTCCGATACCGCGGACAAACGCTCGATCTCAAGGTAAATCACGAGAAGCTTTGCGTCTCCAGCCGGCCCTTCACGGCATATCCGATCACCATCGCCTATCGCGGCCACGTGCGCGAGATCAGCCCGGGGCAGCGCTACGAGTTTCGGCTCGTGCACCAGAAGGAGCGCGGCGGCGCCAGTCTGCAGCAACGGCAAAATGCAGCCCCTTCCGCATCGCCGAAGCCGCAGGAGCCGGCGGCATAG
- the otsB gene encoding trehalose-phosphatase: MLDLDGVVTETAKTHAQAWKATFDEYLGERAARVGGTYEPFDLVQDYQRYVDGKPRYDGVASFLRSRNIYLPPGEDSDPPDRETVRGLGNRKNQFFLKAIRHSGVEVYGSSIDFIKRAKSHRLRVAVVSSSRNCREVLEATGIGDLFDAQVDGVVAKEWMLAGKPAPDTFLEAARRLGVEPSRAAVVEDAISGVQAGKAGNFELVVGVSRNGQPELLREGGADVVVSDLSELSLKKGEHGMSALAPPAFENLDALWARIGQRRVAVFLDYDGTLTPIVERPDLAVLSDDMRTTLAALAERCPVLVISGRERGDVERLVGLKGIIYAGSHGFDIVGPAGAELPHEKIAGYAPIIAQAAGELDRQLASIAGVIVEDKTYALAVHFRMVSPKDVGRVERIVDSVAAQHPALRKTGGKKVFELRPNLDWDKGKAVLWLLGALDLNDTDVVPLYIGDDITDSDAFDALHGKGLSFLVAERPQATNADYRLSDTAEVQRFLKELTAVIEEREA, encoded by the coding sequence TTGCTGGATCTGGACGGTGTCGTGACCGAGACCGCGAAGACCCACGCACAGGCCTGGAAGGCCACCTTCGACGAGTACCTCGGGGAACGCGCGGCACGAGTTGGCGGCACTTACGAGCCCTTCGACTTGGTGCAGGACTACCAGCGCTATGTCGACGGCAAGCCGCGTTACGACGGCGTTGCGAGCTTCCTGCGGTCGCGGAACATCTACCTGCCGCCTGGGGAAGACAGCGACCCGCCGGACAGGGAGACGGTCCGCGGCCTGGGGAACAGGAAGAACCAGTTCTTCCTCAAAGCGATCAGGCACAGTGGCGTCGAAGTCTATGGAAGCTCAATCGACTTCATAAAGCGCGCCAAGTCGCACCGCCTGAGGGTCGCGGTCGTCTCGTCCAGTCGCAACTGCCGCGAGGTCCTGGAGGCCACCGGCATCGGCGATCTCTTCGACGCGCAGGTGGACGGGGTGGTCGCAAAGGAGTGGATGCTCGCAGGCAAGCCGGCGCCAGACACTTTCCTGGAAGCCGCGCGGCGTTTGGGGGTAGAACCGAGCAGGGCCGCCGTCGTCGAGGACGCGATATCCGGGGTTCAGGCCGGCAAGGCCGGTAACTTCGAGCTGGTGGTCGGCGTCAGCCGCAACGGCCAGCCAGAGCTTCTGCGAGAAGGCGGCGCCGATGTCGTGGTGTCCGACCTGAGCGAGCTGAGTCTCAAGAAAGGCGAACACGGAATGAGCGCCCTTGCCCCGCCGGCCTTTGAGAATCTGGACGCACTCTGGGCCCGGATCGGACAGCGACGTGTCGCGGTCTTTCTCGACTATGACGGAACGCTCACGCCGATCGTCGAGCGTCCCGACCTGGCGGTCCTGTCAGATGACATGCGCACGACGCTCGCGGCCCTTGCCGAGCGCTGTCCCGTTCTCGTGATCAGCGGCCGAGAGCGCGGCGACGTGGAGCGGCTCGTCGGCCTGAAGGGGATCATTTATGCCGGCTCCCACGGCTTCGATATCGTCGGGCCCGCAGGCGCGGAGCTTCCTCATGAGAAGATCGCCGGCTACGCGCCGATCATAGCGCAGGCGGCCGGCGAGCTTGATCGTCAGCTTGCTTCGATCGCGGGCGTCATCGTCGAGGACAAGACCTATGCCTTAGCCGTGCATTTCCGAATGGTGAGCCCCAAGGACGTGGGCCGCGTCGAGCGTATCGTAGATTCCGTTGCCGCACAGCATCCCGCGCTGCGCAAGACGGGTGGCAAGAAGGTCTTCGAGCTCCGGCCCAACTTGGATTGGGACAAGGGAAAGGCGGTTCTCTGGCTGCTCGGCGCGCTGGATCTCAACGACACGGATGTGGTGCCGCTCTACATTGGGGACGACATCACGGACAGCGACGCCTTCGATGCGCTTCATGGCAAGGGACTCTCGTTCCTCGTCGCCGAACGACCGCAAGCCACGAACGCAGACTACCGGCTATCGGATACGGCCGAGGTGCAACGCTTTCTGAAGGAACTGACGGCCGTCATCGAGGAGAGAGAGGCATGA
- a CDS encoding class II glutamine amidotransferase gives MCRLYGFRATEESKVECTLVHAQNALMVQSLEDLKGYTHAHGWGVAAYEDHRPLVEKEAWAAYHGEHFHRAAARIYARTVLAHVRRATVGLAIPDNTHPFVHETIAFAHNGTVPHFDALRPRFLNAMSDPQRAALRGTTDSEHVFRLLMTLRSRSPDLTLAELLRQGARLVFDWCQARDPAAKIGLNLLMTDGAEIAGTRIGRGLFYVERDGVYDCEICGFPHIHHVPSRDYRAVVVASEPITRETWQEVPADSLIRITPQAELVIQPL, from the coding sequence ATGTGCCGCCTCTATGGCTTCCGGGCGACCGAGGAATCCAAGGTGGAATGCACCCTGGTGCACGCGCAGAACGCCCTCATGGTGCAGAGCCTGGAGGATTTGAAGGGCTACACCCATGCCCACGGCTGGGGCGTGGCGGCCTACGAGGATCACCGACCGCTGGTTGAGAAGGAGGCCTGGGCTGCCTATCACGGTGAGCACTTCCACCGCGCTGCTGCCCGGATCTATGCGCGGACGGTCCTGGCCCATGTCCGGCGCGCCACCGTCGGACTCGCGATCCCGGACAACACCCATCCCTTCGTGCACGAGACCATCGCCTTCGCTCACAACGGTACGGTGCCGCACTTCGACGCCCTGCGCCCGCGCTTCCTCAACGCCATGTCGGATCCTCAGCGCGCCGCCCTGCGTGGCACCACCGACAGCGAGCATGTCTTCCGCTTGCTCATGACTCTGCGCAGTCGGTCGCCCGATCTGACCTTGGCCGAGTTGCTGCGCCAGGGCGCACGCCTGGTCTTCGACTGGTGTCAGGCCCGGGACCCGGCGGCGAAGATCGGCCTCAACCTCTTGATGACGGATGGAGCGGAGATCGCCGGAACCCGGATCGGCCGGGGCCTCTTCTACGTGGAGCGCGACGGCGTCTATGACTGCGAGATCTGTGGGTTTCCGCATATCCACCACGTGCCGAGCCGGGATTATCGGGCCGTGGTCGTGGCCTCGGAACCGATCACCCGGGAGACCTGGCAGGAGGTTCCGGCGGACTCCCTGATCCGGATCACGCCGCAAGCGGAGCTCGTGATCCAACCGCTTTGA
- a CDS encoding dodecin family protein, which yields MTMLKVIEVLAQSEKSWEDAANNALLQARETVRGIRSIYIKNMEAVVEDGRISEYRINAKISFLLEGS from the coding sequence ATGACGATGCTCAAGGTGATCGAGGTGCTGGCCCAGTCGGAGAAGAGCTGGGAGGACGCGGCCAACAATGCGCTCCTTCAAGCGAGAGAGACCGTGAGGGGCATTCGCTCGATCTATATCAAGAACATGGAAGCGGTCGTCGAGGACGGACGGATCAGCGAATACCGGATCAACGCGAAGATTTCCTTCCTGCTGGAGGGCTCGTAA